The Iamia majanohamensis genome window below encodes:
- a CDS encoding acyl-CoA dehydrogenase: MDLTLTDEQEMIRDGAARLLAKLSGPEQVRAAEATGFDPDLWDALVAMGIPAMTLPEEVGGGGSTLADLGVAVEECGAALATVPVVEVAVAGRALASLGGTERAAEVASGTVVTTSPRPAVDGRATLVPGAGSATQVLVRRGDELVLASGGGDVVRTLAGLGAADVALDDAEVLASGDAARVAAERAADEWRALTAAWLVGLAQRALDIGIAYATERHQFGVPIGSFQSLQHRLADLATEVEGARLVARKALWALDGAEPEAAAYPAMAFALASDVAQRTASASLHVHGGYGFMEEYDIQLHFRRAKAARLLAGDPRDGLLEVADRCFGPVGAPLARDESVVLGPVAPSRRPDRARRDGLEFRLPEPVEAFRAEARDFLSRHVTDEVIETAHRTGTVHDWGLHRAMAAEGWISAGWPAEWGGQGRSSLEMNALTEEMYLSGAPVDGLGVATLVAHTLLHEGTDWQKGEIIPKVLSGEVMICLGYSEPDAGSDVAACATKAVRDGDEWVVNGQKMFTTLAHESQYVFLLARTNTEVAKHKGLTMFVVPMDQAGISVTPVHTMGGERTNITWYDDVRVPDRYRVGEVDGGWKVMMTALVFERNSAWYGEAVRLLDHGLTWARESGRIDEPSVRERLARAAIGNEVANLLGWKAAWLASSGGLPGVEGTMAKLFTTEHYQRSADDLLDVLGAEGLRRHGEEGAPADGWIEATFRHCQVTTIYGGTSEVCRGVIAERGLGLPRGRA, from the coding sequence GTGGACCTCACGCTGACCGACGAGCAGGAGATGATCCGCGACGGCGCGGCCCGGCTCCTGGCCAAGCTGTCCGGACCGGAGCAGGTGCGGGCGGCCGAGGCCACCGGCTTCGACCCGGACCTCTGGGACGCGCTCGTCGCCATGGGCATCCCGGCCATGACCCTCCCCGAGGAGGTCGGGGGCGGCGGCTCGACCCTCGCCGACCTCGGCGTCGCCGTCGAGGAGTGCGGTGCGGCGCTGGCCACGGTCCCCGTGGTCGAGGTCGCCGTCGCCGGCCGGGCCCTCGCCTCCCTCGGCGGCACCGAGCGGGCGGCCGAGGTCGCCTCGGGCACGGTGGTGACCACCTCCCCCCGCCCCGCCGTCGACGGGCGGGCGACCCTGGTGCCCGGCGCCGGCTCCGCCACGCAGGTGCTGGTGCGGCGGGGCGACGAACTCGTGCTCGCCTCCGGGGGCGGCGACGTCGTGCGCACGCTGGCCGGCCTGGGCGCCGCCGACGTGGCCCTCGACGACGCCGAGGTGCTCGCCTCCGGCGACGCCGCGCGCGTCGCTGCGGAGCGGGCCGCCGACGAGTGGCGCGCCCTCACCGCGGCCTGGTTGGTGGGCCTGGCCCAGCGGGCCCTCGACATCGGCATCGCCTACGCCACCGAGCGCCACCAGTTCGGCGTCCCCATCGGCTCGTTCCAGAGCCTCCAGCACCGCCTGGCCGACCTGGCCACCGAGGTCGAGGGAGCCCGCCTGGTGGCCCGCAAGGCCCTGTGGGCCCTCGACGGGGCCGAGCCCGAGGCGGCCGCCTACCCGGCCATGGCCTTCGCCCTGGCCTCCGACGTCGCCCAGCGCACCGCCTCGGCCTCGCTCCACGTCCACGGCGGCTACGGGTTCATGGAGGAGTACGACATCCAGCTGCACTTCCGCCGGGCCAAGGCCGCCCGCCTCCTGGCCGGCGACCCCCGTGACGGCCTCCTGGAGGTGGCCGACCGCTGCTTCGGCCCCGTCGGCGCGCCTCTCGCCCGCGACGAGTCCGTGGTGCTCGGTCCCGTGGCCCCGTCCCGCCGCCCGGACCGGGCTCGGCGCGACGGCCTCGAGTTCCGCCTGCCCGAGCCGGTCGAGGCGTTCCGGGCCGAGGCGCGGGACTTCCTCTCCCGCCACGTCACCGACGAGGTGATCGAGACCGCCCACCGCACCGGCACCGTGCACGACTGGGGACTGCACCGGGCCATGGCCGCCGAGGGCTGGATCTCCGCGGGCTGGCCGGCGGAGTGGGGCGGCCAGGGCCGCTCCTCGCTCGAGATGAACGCCCTCACCGAGGAGATGTACCTCTCCGGCGCGCCGGTCGACGGCCTCGGGGTCGCCACCCTCGTGGCCCACACCCTGCTGCACGAGGGGACCGACTGGCAGAAGGGCGAGATCATCCCCAAGGTGCTGTCCGGCGAGGTGATGATCTGCCTCGGCTACAGCGAGCCCGACGCCGGCTCCGACGTGGCCGCCTGCGCCACCAAGGCGGTGCGCGACGGCGACGAGTGGGTCGTCAACGGCCAGAAGATGTTCACCACGCTCGCCCACGAGAGCCAGTACGTCTTCCTCCTCGCCCGCACCAACACCGAGGTGGCCAAGCACAAGGGCCTCACCATGTTCGTGGTGCCGATGGACCAGGCCGGCATCAGCGTGACCCCCGTGCACACCATGGGTGGCGAGCGCACCAACATCACCTGGTACGACGACGTGCGCGTGCCCGACCGCTACCGGGTCGGCGAGGTCGACGGCGGGTGGAAGGTCATGATGACGGCCCTGGTCTTCGAGCGGAACTCGGCCTGGTACGGCGAGGCCGTGCGGCTCCTCGACCACGGGCTCACCTGGGCCCGCGAGAGCGGCCGCATCGACGAGCCCTCCGTGCGCGAGCGCCTGGCCCGGGCCGCCATCGGCAACGAGGTGGCCAACCTGCTGGGCTGGAAGGCGGCCTGGCTCGCCTCCTCCGGCGGCCTGCCCGGCGTCGAGGGCACCATGGCCAAGCTGTTCACGACCGAGCACTACCAGCGGTCCGCCGACGACCTGCTCGACGTCCTCGGGGCCGAGGGCCTCCGCCGCCACGGCGAGGAGGGCGCCCCCGCCGACGGCTGGATCGAGGCGACCTTCCGCCACTGCCAGGTGACCACGATCTACGGCGGCACCTCCGAGGTGTGCCGCGGCGTCATCGCCGAGCGCGGCCTCGGCCTCCCCCGCGGGCGGGCCTGA
- a CDS encoding glycosyltransferase: MSDAPAGDPLVRRVLAIAPEADRTGSTPWIRDVLAWARQERGVEVEAVVCRDGPLVDDLRALGPVRVAPTSVATTSSVAHALRRPGWAHVVEDRWLARALAAAGPADVVLAGSPTVAAALRRHGDRAGPVVAHVDGCGVGAATPPGALDAACLVVAATTGAAEWVARPPSRGGLGVSRDRLRLHPGPIAPPSRHARPEADDRALVVGCGPVGWRAGTDLFVAVAALVGPSVAGRAVRFTWIGGTDDDGSGRDASDDVGLRGLGDVVRLSGDQADRADRLAAADVLLVTERDHSYPIAAVEAALAGTPVLGFRPGTALLEAAGREDLRVDRLDVDRLAQQVVDLLTAPDRGRLLAGDLARAAADASTPLAATALWADIERAVAEARPGAGA; the protein is encoded by the coding sequence GTGAGCGACGCACCCGCCGGGGACCCCCTCGTGCGGCGGGTGCTCGCGATCGCCCCCGAGGCCGACCGCACCGGGAGCACGCCCTGGATCCGCGACGTGCTGGCCTGGGCCCGACAGGAGCGGGGGGTCGAGGTGGAGGCGGTCGTGTGCCGGGACGGCCCGCTGGTCGACGACCTCCGGGCCCTCGGCCCCGTCCGGGTGGCCCCGACATCGGTGGCCACCACCTCGTCGGTGGCCCACGCCCTGCGCCGCCCCGGGTGGGCCCACGTCGTCGAGGACCGGTGGTTGGCACGGGCGCTGGCCGCGGCCGGGCCCGCCGACGTCGTCCTGGCCGGGTCGCCGACGGTGGCGGCGGCCCTGCGCCGCCACGGCGACCGCGCCGGCCCCGTCGTCGCCCACGTCGACGGCTGTGGGGTCGGTGCGGCCACGCCTCCCGGGGCGCTCGACGCCGCCTGCCTCGTCGTGGCCGCCACGACCGGGGCCGCGGAGTGGGTCGCTCGCCCCCCGTCCCGGGGCGGGCTGGGCGTGTCGCGGGACCGCCTCCGCCTCCACCCGGGACCCATCGCCCCGCCCTCCCGCCACGCCCGGCCGGAGGCCGACGACCGCGCCCTCGTGGTCGGGTGCGGGCCGGTGGGGTGGAGGGCCGGCACCGACCTGTTCGTGGCCGTGGCCGCCCTCGTCGGCCCCTCCGTGGCCGGGCGGGCGGTGCGCTTCACGTGGATCGGCGGGACCGACGACGACGGCTCCGGGCGCGACGCCTCCGACGACGTCGGCCTGCGGGGCCTCGGCGACGTCGTCCGGCTGTCCGGCGACCAGGCCGACCGAGCCGACCGGCTGGCGGCGGCGGACGTGCTCCTGGTCACCGAGCGCGACCACTCCTACCCGATCGCGGCGGTGGAGGCGGCCCTCGCCGGCACCCCGGTGCTCGGGTTCCGCCCGGGCACGGCCCTCCTCGAGGCCGCCGGCCGCGAGGACCTCCGGGTCGACCGCCTGGATGTCGACCGGCTCGCCCAGCAGGTGGTCGACCTCCTGACCGCGCCGGACCGGGGCCGGCTGCTCGCCGGCGACCTGGCCCGGGCCGCGGCCGATGCCAGCACCCCGCTCGCCGCCACCGCCCTCTGGGCCGACATCGAGCGCGCCGTGGCCGAGGCGCGCCCAGGGGCCGGGGCGTGA
- a CDS encoding glycosyltransferase family 4 protein — MNRHRGLLAVTADATRSGATLLLGSLLRELGRDGAIDPDRTRVLAGSGGGRDPRLLQAGTVRVAVPAAEIAGEAAARVHPRARPTGEKVGLAWGLLRDLRRDPGPPDVVWAHGETALHLVDALPRPARRAPLVAHVQSEGVGLRRALGDRDVARALAPAAVVVASSERVRRHLVHDLGLEPARVTVHLPWVPDLGPEGPPPVTSRRPDGAPADALVVAACGTLGWRRGADLFLELAGRLPREVAGRPVHLVWVGGAEDGSAAERFAADVRARDLTGRLDVVGEVDDPAPWLAGCDLLVGVGRTEALPTATLEAAARGRPTVGWPASGMGEVLPEDGRQECLVPDLDGRALAARVVAVLAEPGLRRALGTSAHAHVLTHHQARPAVRALWSDVAAHLARRL, encoded by the coding sequence GTGAACCGCCACCGGGGCCTCCTGGCCGTCACCGCCGACGCCACCCGCAGCGGCGCGACCCTCCTCCTCGGCTCCCTGCTGCGCGAGCTCGGCCGCGACGGCGCCATCGACCCGGACCGGACGCGGGTCCTGGCCGGCAGCGGCGGGGGCCGGGACCCCCGGCTCCTCCAGGCCGGCACCGTGCGCGTCGCTGTCCCCGCCGCCGAGATCGCGGGCGAGGCCGCGGCGCGGGTGCACCCGAGGGCGCGCCCGACGGGCGAGAAGGTGGGCCTGGCCTGGGGCCTGCTCCGCGACCTGCGACGCGACCCGGGGCCACCCGACGTCGTGTGGGCCCACGGCGAGACCGCCCTGCACCTGGTCGACGCCCTCCCCCGCCCGGCCCGCCGGGCCCCGCTCGTCGCCCACGTCCAGAGCGAGGGCGTCGGGCTGCGGCGCGCCCTCGGCGACCGCGACGTCGCCCGCGCCCTGGCCCCGGCAGCCGTGGTGGTGGCCTCCTCGGAGCGGGTGCGCCGCCACCTGGTGCACGACCTCGGCCTGGAGCCCGCCCGGGTGACCGTCCACCTGCCCTGGGTCCCCGACCTGGGCCCCGAGGGCCCGCCGCCGGTCACGAGCCGGCGCCCCGACGGCGCTCCCGCCGACGCGCTCGTCGTGGCCGCCTGCGGCACCCTCGGGTGGCGCCGGGGGGCCGACCTGTTCCTCGAGCTGGCCGGACGCCTGCCCCGCGAGGTCGCCGGCCGGCCCGTGCACCTGGTGTGGGTGGGCGGCGCCGAGGACGGATCCGCGGCGGAGCGGTTCGCGGCCGACGTCCGGGCGCGCGACCTCACCGGCAGGCTCGACGTCGTCGGGGAGGTCGACGACCCCGCCCCGTGGCTCGCCGGGTGCGACCTGCTCGTCGGGGTGGGCCGCACCGAGGCGCTGCCCACGGCCACCCTCGAGGCCGCGGCGCGCGGGCGGCCCACGGTGGGCTGGCCGGCGTCCGGCATGGGCGAGGTGCTCCCCGAGGACGGGCGCCAGGAGTGCCTGGTGCCCGACCTCGACGGCCGAGCCCTCGCGGCCCGCGTCGTGGCCGTGCTGGCCGAGCCCGGGCTGCGGCGCGCCCTCGGCACCTCCGCCCACGCCCACGTCCTCACCCACCACCAGGCCCGGCCGGCCGTGCGGGCCCTGTGGTCCGACGTGGCCGCCCACCTCGCCCGCCGTCTGTGA
- a CDS encoding enoyl-CoA hydratase-related protein, with protein MTDPSALVLVDHPHPHVARVTLNRPERLNAMSIELVLALDDALATVAEENGTWVVVLTGSGRGFCSGLDLEDHGVVPGIDGLTVGRIAQRAMRVYSRLVPRLRRLPQPVVAAVNGPAYGGGMCLSLGADVRLASTSAVFNATGIVNGLTSTEMGASWLLPRLVGASWAHDVLLTGRRVDADEALRVGLVSRVVDDEALGEEAVEVAAAMCAHSPYGLAMTKDVLWANLEISSLEAAIELEDRNQLMLGFTDNLPEAIRAFRDGRPPAYRDEPRRDMFS; from the coding sequence GTGACCGACCCGTCCGCCCTCGTCCTCGTCGACCACCCCCACCCCCACGTGGCCCGGGTGACCCTCAACCGGCCCGAGCGCCTCAACGCCATGTCGATCGAGCTGGTGCTCGCCCTCGACGACGCCCTGGCCACGGTGGCCGAGGAGAACGGGACGTGGGTGGTGGTGCTCACCGGGTCCGGGCGGGGCTTCTGCTCCGGCCTCGACCTGGAGGACCACGGCGTGGTGCCGGGGATCGACGGCCTCACCGTCGGCCGCATCGCCCAGCGGGCCATGCGCGTCTACAGCCGCCTGGTGCCCCGCCTCCGTCGTCTGCCCCAGCCGGTGGTGGCCGCGGTCAACGGCCCCGCCTACGGCGGCGGGATGTGCCTCTCGCTCGGCGCCGACGTGCGGCTGGCCTCGACCTCCGCAGTGTTCAACGCCACCGGCATCGTCAACGGCCTCACCTCGACCGAGATGGGGGCGTCGTGGCTCCTGCCCCGGCTGGTGGGGGCGTCGTGGGCCCACGACGTGCTCCTCACCGGCCGGCGGGTCGACGCCGACGAGGCCCTCCGCGTGGGGCTGGTCAGCCGGGTGGTCGACGACGAGGCCCTGGGCGAGGAGGCCGTGGAGGTGGCGGCCGCCATGTGCGCCCACTCGCCCTACGGCCTGGCCATGACCAAGGACGTCCTGTGGGCCAACCTGGAGATCTCCAGCCTGGAGGCGGCCATCGAGCTCGAGGACCGCAACCAGCTGATGCTGGGGTTCACCGACAACCTGCCCGAGGCGATCCGCGCCTTCCGGGACGGACGACCACCGGCGTACCGCGACGAGCCCCGGAGGGACATGTTCTCGTGA